The Miscanthus floridulus cultivar M001 chromosome 17, ASM1932011v1, whole genome shotgun sequence genome has a window encoding:
- the LOC136517788 gene encoding nucleoside hydrolase 3-like isoform X4 has translation MIETISAGSTTVILTGSHTNFAIFLMTYPHLKKNVEHIYIMGGGVRSKNPTGCCPKNATKSCTPQQCGDHGNLFTCYATNPNAEFNIFGDPFSAYQVFHSGISMTLVPLDATNTIPINKEFFYEFQRHQSTYEAQYLFKALKMARDTWFNDQFYTSYFMWDSFTAGVAISSMRNDKNGKFGNDFAQLEYMNVTVITSNKPYGVHDGSNPLFKGRGTPKFGLKRDGVHSGHVQTGITDSFCSLKGSNKGRCEDGYTKKVSGPEAVHIRVATGAKPNVDKYSPLDREFFKSFLEALNLRENSGSLNFMAQFPFYREILYKPDFKNKKIGPPVIFDMDMSPGDFISLIYLLKAPIEVIDLKGILVSGNGWAHIASIDIIYDILHMMGRDDIPVGRGNTNALGTPILGCNYASIIPQGSGGLIDSDTLYGLARSLPRSPRRYTAENSVKYGAPRNTDHPELRQPLAFEVWQSIKEQLPPSEKITILTSGPLTNLANIMLSDRNTSSVIEKVYVVGGHIRGENDSKGNVFTVSSNRDAEFNMFLDPLAAKTVLESSLDITLIPLRSQRKAASFKSILQALKHTDHTPESSFVHRLLFLLHELQQKHRLYHHMDIFLGEVLGAVYLVEGFSMRPFVQSMPISVVANSSRSTNGQIVVNKQSANSVKVLVDFSSGKYYSRVGKSLRNKEQYAVVGSFAEQNTIGSRPPEILRN, from the exons ATGATAGAAACAATATCTGCTGGTTCTACAACTGTCATTCTCACAGGATCACATACAAACTTTGCCATTTTTCTCATGACATATCCACACCTGAAAAAGAACGTGGAGCACATATACATTATGGGTGGTGGAGTGAGATCAAAGAACCCTACAGGTTGCTGTCCAAAAAATGCAACCAAATCCTGCACACCACAGCAGTGTGGTGACCATGGTAACTTGTTTACTTGTTACGCTACCAACCCGAATGCAGAATTTAACATATTTGGAGATCCTTTCTCTGCATACCAG GTTTTTCATTCTGGAATTTCAATGACACTTGTTCCTCTTGATGCGACCAATACTATTCCAATCAACAAAGAATTCTTCTATGAATTCCAACGCCATCAGAGTACTTATGAGGCACAATACTTGTTTAAAGCTTTAAAGATGGCTCGAGACACTTGGTTCAATGATCAATTCTATACA AGCTATTTTATGTGGGACTCCTTTACTGCTGGTGTTGCCATCTCCAGCATGCGCAATGATAAGAATGGCAAATTTGGAAATGATTTTGCTCAGCTTGAATATATGAACGTTACAGTTATAACTTCTAATAAACCATATGGTGTGCATGATGGCTCAAATCCATTATTCAAAGGTCGTGGAACCCCCAAGTTTGGTCTTAAAAGAGATGGAGTTCATAGCGGTCATGTTCAAACTGGAATTACCGATAGCTTTTGCAGCCTCAAGGGAAGTAATAAAGGAAGATGTGAG GATGGATACACTAAGAAAGTCTCCGGTCCAGAAGCAGTCCACATTCGTGTTGCTACGGGGGCTAAACCAAATGTGGATAAGTATAGCCCTCTTGACAGGGAGTTTTTCAAAAGCTTCCTAGAG GCACTAAATCTTCGTGAGAACTCGGGTAGTTTGAACTTTATGGCACAGTTTCCATTTTACAGGGAGATTCTTTACAAGCCAGActtcaaaaacaaaaaaattgggccacctGTTATTTTTGACATGGACATGAGTCCTGGAGATTTTATCTCACTTATATATCTCTTGAAGGCACCTATTGAAGTAATAGATTTAAAG GGGATTTTGGTCAGTGGCAATGGTTGGGCCCACATTGCAAGCATTGATATCATTTATGATATATTACATATGATGGGCCGCGATGACATTCCTGTCGGTCGTGGTAATACCAATGCATTAGGAACTCCAATTCTTGGTTGCAACTATGCCAGTATTATTCCCCAAGGTAGTGGGGGACTTATTGACTCGGACACTCTCTATGGGCTAGCTCGGTCATTGCCAAGAAGTCCTAGAAG GTATACTGCTGAAAATTCAGTAAAATATGGTGCTCCTAGAAACACTGACCATCCAGAACTTCGGCAGCCATTGGCTTTTGAAGTTTGGCAGTCTATCAAAGAGCAGCTTCCTCCAAGTGAGAAGATCACTATTCTTACCAGTGGACCTCTTACAAATTTGGCCAATATAATGCTCTCTGACAGGAACACAAGTTCTGTAATAGAG AAGGTTTATGTTGTTGGAGGTCATATCAGAGGTGAAAATGATTCCAAGGGAAATGTGTTTACTGTTTCATCAAATAGAGATGCAGAGTTTAATATGTTTCTTGATCCACTAGCTGCGAAAACAGTCCTGGAGTCCTCTCTGGATATCACACTGATTCCTCTGAGGTCTCAAAGAAAAGCTGCTTCCTTTAAGTCTATCCTTCAAGCTTTGAAGCATACTGATCACACTCCAGAATCAAGTTTTGTCCACCGCTTGCTGTTTTTGCTACATGAACTTCAGCAGAAGCATCGGCTGTATCACCATATG GATATATTTCTGGGAGAAGTTCTTGGTGCTGTCTACTTGGTGGAAGGATTTAGTATGAGACCGTTCGTACAATCAATGCCAATAAGCGTGGTTGCCAACAGCTCAAGAAGCACGAACGGGCAGATTGTGGTCAACAAGCAGAGTGCAAATTCTGTAAAGGTTTTGGTTGATTTCAGTAGTGGAAAATACTACAGCCGAGTTGGCAAATCTTTACGCAACAAGGAGCAATATGCTGTTGTTGGTAGTTTCGCAGAACAGAATACCATCGGGAGCAGGCCACCTGAGATTCTGAGAAATTGA
- the LOC136517788 gene encoding nucleoside hydrolase 3-like isoform X2, whose protein sequence is MMLPLWRMTAAAVLMVLVAFVVVAGGAEAEAGPQRILLDTDMDTDDLFALLYIPKQNRSEFDLKAVSISVNAWSNAGHAVNHLYDILYMMGRDDILVGIGGDGGISDSGTIYPNVGGYLPLIDQGMTTVGGCRYRQAIPQGGGGRLDKDTNFGLRRGFLPQGRRKYTPLQQPTAQQVMIETISAGSTTVILTGSHTNFAIFLMTYPHLKKNVEHIYIMGGGVRSKNPTGCCPKNATKSCTPQQCGDHGNLFTCYATNPNAEFNIFGDPFSAYQVFHSGISMTLVPLDATNTIPINKEFFYEFQRHQSTYEAQYLFKALKMARDTWFNDQFYTSYFMWDSFTAGVAISSMRNDKNGKFGNDFAQLEYMNVTVITSNKPYGVHDGSNPLFKGRGTPKFGLKRDGVHSGHVQTGITDSFCSLKGSNKGRCEDGYTKKVSGPEAVHIRVATGAKPNVDKYSPLDREFFKSFLEFPFYREILYKPDFKNKKIGPPVIFDMDMSPGDFISLIYLLKAPIEVIDLKGILVSGNGWAHIASIDIIYDILHMMGRDDIPVGRGNTNALGTPILGCNYASIIPQGSGGLIDSDTLYGLARSLPRSPRRYTAENSVKYGAPRNTDHPELRQPLAFEVWQSIKEQLPPSEKITILTSGPLTNLANIMLSDRNTSSVIEKVYVVGGHIRGENDSKGNVFTVSSNRDAEFNMFLDPLAAKTVLESSLDITLIPLRSQRKAASFKSILQALKHTDHTPESSFVHRLLFLLHELQQKHRLYHHMDIFLGEVLGAVYLVEGFSMRPFVQSMPISVVANSSRSTNGQIVVNKQSANSVKVLVDFSSGKYYSRVGKSLRNKEQYAVVGSFAEQNTIGSRPPEILRN, encoded by the exons GCAGTTTCCATCAGTGTCAACGCATGGAGTAATGCCGGACATGCTGTGAATCATCTGTATGATATACTCTATATGATGGGCCGTGATGACATTCTGGTTGGtattggtggtgatggtggtatcTCAGACTCTGGCACCATATATCCAAATGTCGGTGGTTATTTACCACTGATTGATCAG GGCATGACAACAGTAGGAGGCTGCCGGTACAGGCAAGCTATTCCACAAGGAGGCGGTGGGCGGTTAGACAAGGACACAAACTTTGGATTGAGAAGGGGATTCCTTCCACAG GGTCGCAGAAAATATACGCCTCTTCAGCAACCTACAGCACAACAAGTAATGATAGAAACAATATCTGCTGGTTCTACAACTGTCATTCTCACAGGATCACATACAAACTTTGCCATTTTTCTCATGACATATCCACACCTGAAAAAGAACGTGGAGCACATATACATTATGGGTGGTGGAGTGAGATCAAAGAACCCTACAGGTTGCTGTCCAAAAAATGCAACCAAATCCTGCACACCACAGCAGTGTGGTGACCATGGTAACTTGTTTACTTGTTACGCTACCAACCCGAATGCAGAATTTAACATATTTGGAGATCCTTTCTCTGCATACCAG GTTTTTCATTCTGGAATTTCAATGACACTTGTTCCTCTTGATGCGACCAATACTATTCCAATCAACAAAGAATTCTTCTATGAATTCCAACGCCATCAGAGTACTTATGAGGCACAATACTTGTTTAAAGCTTTAAAGATGGCTCGAGACACTTGGTTCAATGATCAATTCTATACA AGCTATTTTATGTGGGACTCCTTTACTGCTGGTGTTGCCATCTCCAGCATGCGCAATGATAAGAATGGCAAATTTGGAAATGATTTTGCTCAGCTTGAATATATGAACGTTACAGTTATAACTTCTAATAAACCATATGGTGTGCATGATGGCTCAAATCCATTATTCAAAGGTCGTGGAACCCCCAAGTTTGGTCTTAAAAGAGATGGAGTTCATAGCGGTCATGTTCAAACTGGAATTACCGATAGCTTTTGCAGCCTCAAGGGAAGTAATAAAGGAAGATGTGAG GATGGATACACTAAGAAAGTCTCCGGTCCAGAAGCAGTCCACATTCGTGTTGCTACGGGGGCTAAACCAAATGTGGATAAGTATAGCCCTCTTGACAGGGAGTTTTTCAAAAGCTTCCTAGAG TTTCCATTTTACAGGGAGATTCTTTACAAGCCAGActtcaaaaacaaaaaaattgggccacctGTTATTTTTGACATGGACATGAGTCCTGGAGATTTTATCTCACTTATATATCTCTTGAAGGCACCTATTGAAGTAATAGATTTAAAG GGGATTTTGGTCAGTGGCAATGGTTGGGCCCACATTGCAAGCATTGATATCATTTATGATATATTACATATGATGGGCCGCGATGACATTCCTGTCGGTCGTGGTAATACCAATGCATTAGGAACTCCAATTCTTGGTTGCAACTATGCCAGTATTATTCCCCAAGGTAGTGGGGGACTTATTGACTCGGACACTCTCTATGGGCTAGCTCGGTCATTGCCAAGAAGTCCTAGAAG GTATACTGCTGAAAATTCAGTAAAATATGGTGCTCCTAGAAACACTGACCATCCAGAACTTCGGCAGCCATTGGCTTTTGAAGTTTGGCAGTCTATCAAAGAGCAGCTTCCTCCAAGTGAGAAGATCACTATTCTTACCAGTGGACCTCTTACAAATTTGGCCAATATAATGCTCTCTGACAGGAACACAAGTTCTGTAATAGAG AAGGTTTATGTTGTTGGAGGTCATATCAGAGGTGAAAATGATTCCAAGGGAAATGTGTTTACTGTTTCATCAAATAGAGATGCAGAGTTTAATATGTTTCTTGATCCACTAGCTGCGAAAACAGTCCTGGAGTCCTCTCTGGATATCACACTGATTCCTCTGAGGTCTCAAAGAAAAGCTGCTTCCTTTAAGTCTATCCTTCAAGCTTTGAAGCATACTGATCACACTCCAGAATCAAGTTTTGTCCACCGCTTGCTGTTTTTGCTACATGAACTTCAGCAGAAGCATCGGCTGTATCACCATATG GATATATTTCTGGGAGAAGTTCTTGGTGCTGTCTACTTGGTGGAAGGATTTAGTATGAGACCGTTCGTACAATCAATGCCAATAAGCGTGGTTGCCAACAGCTCAAGAAGCACGAACGGGCAGATTGTGGTCAACAAGCAGAGTGCAAATTCTGTAAAGGTTTTGGTTGATTTCAGTAGTGGAAAATACTACAGCCGAGTTGGCAAATCTTTACGCAACAAGGAGCAATATGCTGTTGTTGGTAGTTTCGCAGAACAGAATACCATCGGGAGCAGGCCACCTGAGATTCTGAGAAATTGA
- the LOC136517788 gene encoding nucleoside hydrolase 3-like isoform X3, whose product MMLPLWRMTAAAVLMVLVAFVVVAGGAEAEAGPQRILLDTDMDTDDLFALLYIPKQNRSEFDLKAVSISVNAWSNAGHAVNHLYDILYMMGRDDILVGIGGDGGISDSGTIYPNVGGYLPLIDQGMTTVGGCRYRQAIPQGGGGRLDKDTNFGLRRGFLPQGRRKYTPLQQPTAQQNVEHIYIMGGGVRSKNPTGCCPKNATKSCTPQQCGDHGNLFTCYATNPNAEFNIFGDPFSAYQVFHSGISMTLVPLDATNTIPINKEFFYEFQRHQSTYEAQYLFKALKMARDTWFNDQFYTSYFMWDSFTAGVAISSMRNDKNGKFGNDFAQLEYMNVTVITSNKPYGVHDGSNPLFKGRGTPKFGLKRDGVHSGHVQTGITDSFCSLKGSNKGRCEDGYTKKVSGPEAVHIRVATGAKPNVDKYSPLDREFFKSFLEALNLRENSGSLNFMAQFPFYREILYKPDFKNKKIGPPVIFDMDMSPGDFISLIYLLKAPIEVIDLKGILVSGNGWAHIASIDIIYDILHMMGRDDIPVGRGNTNALGTPILGCNYASIIPQGSGGLIDSDTLYGLARSLPRSPRRYTAENSVKYGAPRNTDHPELRQPLAFEVWQSIKEQLPPSEKITILTSGPLTNLANIMLSDRNTSSVIEKVYVVGGHIRGENDSKGNVFTVSSNRDAEFNMFLDPLAAKTVLESSLDITLIPLRSQRKAASFKSILQALKHTDHTPESSFVHRLLFLLHELQQKHRLYHHMDIFLGEVLGAVYLVEGFSMRPFVQSMPISVVANSSRSTNGQIVVNKQSANSVKVLVDFSSGKYYSRVGKSLRNKEQYAVVGSFAEQNTIGSRPPEILRN is encoded by the exons GCAGTTTCCATCAGTGTCAACGCATGGAGTAATGCCGGACATGCTGTGAATCATCTGTATGATATACTCTATATGATGGGCCGTGATGACATTCTGGTTGGtattggtggtgatggtggtatcTCAGACTCTGGCACCATATATCCAAATGTCGGTGGTTATTTACCACTGATTGATCAG GGCATGACAACAGTAGGAGGCTGCCGGTACAGGCAAGCTATTCCACAAGGAGGCGGTGGGCGGTTAGACAAGGACACAAACTTTGGATTGAGAAGGGGATTCCTTCCACAG GGTCGCAGAAAATATACGCCTCTTCAGCAACCTACAGCACAACAA AACGTGGAGCACATATACATTATGGGTGGTGGAGTGAGATCAAAGAACCCTACAGGTTGCTGTCCAAAAAATGCAACCAAATCCTGCACACCACAGCAGTGTGGTGACCATGGTAACTTGTTTACTTGTTACGCTACCAACCCGAATGCAGAATTTAACATATTTGGAGATCCTTTCTCTGCATACCAG GTTTTTCATTCTGGAATTTCAATGACACTTGTTCCTCTTGATGCGACCAATACTATTCCAATCAACAAAGAATTCTTCTATGAATTCCAACGCCATCAGAGTACTTATGAGGCACAATACTTGTTTAAAGCTTTAAAGATGGCTCGAGACACTTGGTTCAATGATCAATTCTATACA AGCTATTTTATGTGGGACTCCTTTACTGCTGGTGTTGCCATCTCCAGCATGCGCAATGATAAGAATGGCAAATTTGGAAATGATTTTGCTCAGCTTGAATATATGAACGTTACAGTTATAACTTCTAATAAACCATATGGTGTGCATGATGGCTCAAATCCATTATTCAAAGGTCGTGGAACCCCCAAGTTTGGTCTTAAAAGAGATGGAGTTCATAGCGGTCATGTTCAAACTGGAATTACCGATAGCTTTTGCAGCCTCAAGGGAAGTAATAAAGGAAGATGTGAG GATGGATACACTAAGAAAGTCTCCGGTCCAGAAGCAGTCCACATTCGTGTTGCTACGGGGGCTAAACCAAATGTGGATAAGTATAGCCCTCTTGACAGGGAGTTTTTCAAAAGCTTCCTAGAG GCACTAAATCTTCGTGAGAACTCGGGTAGTTTGAACTTTATGGCACAGTTTCCATTTTACAGGGAGATTCTTTACAAGCCAGActtcaaaaacaaaaaaattgggccacctGTTATTTTTGACATGGACATGAGTCCTGGAGATTTTATCTCACTTATATATCTCTTGAAGGCACCTATTGAAGTAATAGATTTAAAG GGGATTTTGGTCAGTGGCAATGGTTGGGCCCACATTGCAAGCATTGATATCATTTATGATATATTACATATGATGGGCCGCGATGACATTCCTGTCGGTCGTGGTAATACCAATGCATTAGGAACTCCAATTCTTGGTTGCAACTATGCCAGTATTATTCCCCAAGGTAGTGGGGGACTTATTGACTCGGACACTCTCTATGGGCTAGCTCGGTCATTGCCAAGAAGTCCTAGAAG GTATACTGCTGAAAATTCAGTAAAATATGGTGCTCCTAGAAACACTGACCATCCAGAACTTCGGCAGCCATTGGCTTTTGAAGTTTGGCAGTCTATCAAAGAGCAGCTTCCTCCAAGTGAGAAGATCACTATTCTTACCAGTGGACCTCTTACAAATTTGGCCAATATAATGCTCTCTGACAGGAACACAAGTTCTGTAATAGAG AAGGTTTATGTTGTTGGAGGTCATATCAGAGGTGAAAATGATTCCAAGGGAAATGTGTTTACTGTTTCATCAAATAGAGATGCAGAGTTTAATATGTTTCTTGATCCACTAGCTGCGAAAACAGTCCTGGAGTCCTCTCTGGATATCACACTGATTCCTCTGAGGTCTCAAAGAAAAGCTGCTTCCTTTAAGTCTATCCTTCAAGCTTTGAAGCATACTGATCACACTCCAGAATCAAGTTTTGTCCACCGCTTGCTGTTTTTGCTACATGAACTTCAGCAGAAGCATCGGCTGTATCACCATATG GATATATTTCTGGGAGAAGTTCTTGGTGCTGTCTACTTGGTGGAAGGATTTAGTATGAGACCGTTCGTACAATCAATGCCAATAAGCGTGGTTGCCAACAGCTCAAGAAGCACGAACGGGCAGATTGTGGTCAACAAGCAGAGTGCAAATTCTGTAAAGGTTTTGGTTGATTTCAGTAGTGGAAAATACTACAGCCGAGTTGGCAAATCTTTACGCAACAAGGAGCAATATGCTGTTGTTGGTAGTTTCGCAGAACAGAATACCATCGGGAGCAGGCCACCTGAGATTCTGAGAAATTGA
- the LOC136517788 gene encoding nucleoside hydrolase 3-like isoform X1: MMLPLWRMTAAAVLMVLVAFVVVAGGAEAEAGPQRILLDTDMDTDDLFALLYIPKQNRSEFDLKAVSISVNAWSNAGHAVNHLYDILYMMGRDDILVGIGGDGGISDSGTIYPNVGGYLPLIDQGMTTVGGCRYRQAIPQGGGGRLDKDTNFGLRRGFLPQGRRKYTPLQQPTAQQVMIETISAGSTTVILTGSHTNFAIFLMTYPHLKKNVEHIYIMGGGVRSKNPTGCCPKNATKSCTPQQCGDHGNLFTCYATNPNAEFNIFGDPFSAYQVFHSGISMTLVPLDATNTIPINKEFFYEFQRHQSTYEAQYLFKALKMARDTWFNDQFYTSYFMWDSFTAGVAISSMRNDKNGKFGNDFAQLEYMNVTVITSNKPYGVHDGSNPLFKGRGTPKFGLKRDGVHSGHVQTGITDSFCSLKGSNKGRCEDGYTKKVSGPEAVHIRVATGAKPNVDKYSPLDREFFKSFLEALNLRENSGSLNFMAQFPFYREILYKPDFKNKKIGPPVIFDMDMSPGDFISLIYLLKAPIEVIDLKGILVSGNGWAHIASIDIIYDILHMMGRDDIPVGRGNTNALGTPILGCNYASIIPQGSGGLIDSDTLYGLARSLPRSPRRYTAENSVKYGAPRNTDHPELRQPLAFEVWQSIKEQLPPSEKITILTSGPLTNLANIMLSDRNTSSVIEKVYVVGGHIRGENDSKGNVFTVSSNRDAEFNMFLDPLAAKTVLESSLDITLIPLRSQRKAASFKSILQALKHTDHTPESSFVHRLLFLLHELQQKHRLYHHMDIFLGEVLGAVYLVEGFSMRPFVQSMPISVVANSSRSTNGQIVVNKQSANSVKVLVDFSSGKYYSRVGKSLRNKEQYAVVGSFAEQNTIGSRPPEILRN; the protein is encoded by the exons GCAGTTTCCATCAGTGTCAACGCATGGAGTAATGCCGGACATGCTGTGAATCATCTGTATGATATACTCTATATGATGGGCCGTGATGACATTCTGGTTGGtattggtggtgatggtggtatcTCAGACTCTGGCACCATATATCCAAATGTCGGTGGTTATTTACCACTGATTGATCAG GGCATGACAACAGTAGGAGGCTGCCGGTACAGGCAAGCTATTCCACAAGGAGGCGGTGGGCGGTTAGACAAGGACACAAACTTTGGATTGAGAAGGGGATTCCTTCCACAG GGTCGCAGAAAATATACGCCTCTTCAGCAACCTACAGCACAACAAGTAATGATAGAAACAATATCTGCTGGTTCTACAACTGTCATTCTCACAGGATCACATACAAACTTTGCCATTTTTCTCATGACATATCCACACCTGAAAAAGAACGTGGAGCACATATACATTATGGGTGGTGGAGTGAGATCAAAGAACCCTACAGGTTGCTGTCCAAAAAATGCAACCAAATCCTGCACACCACAGCAGTGTGGTGACCATGGTAACTTGTTTACTTGTTACGCTACCAACCCGAATGCAGAATTTAACATATTTGGAGATCCTTTCTCTGCATACCAG GTTTTTCATTCTGGAATTTCAATGACACTTGTTCCTCTTGATGCGACCAATACTATTCCAATCAACAAAGAATTCTTCTATGAATTCCAACGCCATCAGAGTACTTATGAGGCACAATACTTGTTTAAAGCTTTAAAGATGGCTCGAGACACTTGGTTCAATGATCAATTCTATACA AGCTATTTTATGTGGGACTCCTTTACTGCTGGTGTTGCCATCTCCAGCATGCGCAATGATAAGAATGGCAAATTTGGAAATGATTTTGCTCAGCTTGAATATATGAACGTTACAGTTATAACTTCTAATAAACCATATGGTGTGCATGATGGCTCAAATCCATTATTCAAAGGTCGTGGAACCCCCAAGTTTGGTCTTAAAAGAGATGGAGTTCATAGCGGTCATGTTCAAACTGGAATTACCGATAGCTTTTGCAGCCTCAAGGGAAGTAATAAAGGAAGATGTGAG GATGGATACACTAAGAAAGTCTCCGGTCCAGAAGCAGTCCACATTCGTGTTGCTACGGGGGCTAAACCAAATGTGGATAAGTATAGCCCTCTTGACAGGGAGTTTTTCAAAAGCTTCCTAGAG GCACTAAATCTTCGTGAGAACTCGGGTAGTTTGAACTTTATGGCACAGTTTCCATTTTACAGGGAGATTCTTTACAAGCCAGActtcaaaaacaaaaaaattgggccacctGTTATTTTTGACATGGACATGAGTCCTGGAGATTTTATCTCACTTATATATCTCTTGAAGGCACCTATTGAAGTAATAGATTTAAAG GGGATTTTGGTCAGTGGCAATGGTTGGGCCCACATTGCAAGCATTGATATCATTTATGATATATTACATATGATGGGCCGCGATGACATTCCTGTCGGTCGTGGTAATACCAATGCATTAGGAACTCCAATTCTTGGTTGCAACTATGCCAGTATTATTCCCCAAGGTAGTGGGGGACTTATTGACTCGGACACTCTCTATGGGCTAGCTCGGTCATTGCCAAGAAGTCCTAGAAG GTATACTGCTGAAAATTCAGTAAAATATGGTGCTCCTAGAAACACTGACCATCCAGAACTTCGGCAGCCATTGGCTTTTGAAGTTTGGCAGTCTATCAAAGAGCAGCTTCCTCCAAGTGAGAAGATCACTATTCTTACCAGTGGACCTCTTACAAATTTGGCCAATATAATGCTCTCTGACAGGAACACAAGTTCTGTAATAGAG AAGGTTTATGTTGTTGGAGGTCATATCAGAGGTGAAAATGATTCCAAGGGAAATGTGTTTACTGTTTCATCAAATAGAGATGCAGAGTTTAATATGTTTCTTGATCCACTAGCTGCGAAAACAGTCCTGGAGTCCTCTCTGGATATCACACTGATTCCTCTGAGGTCTCAAAGAAAAGCTGCTTCCTTTAAGTCTATCCTTCAAGCTTTGAAGCATACTGATCACACTCCAGAATCAAGTTTTGTCCACCGCTTGCTGTTTTTGCTACATGAACTTCAGCAGAAGCATCGGCTGTATCACCATATG GATATATTTCTGGGAGAAGTTCTTGGTGCTGTCTACTTGGTGGAAGGATTTAGTATGAGACCGTTCGTACAATCAATGCCAATAAGCGTGGTTGCCAACAGCTCAAGAAGCACGAACGGGCAGATTGTGGTCAACAAGCAGAGTGCAAATTCTGTAAAGGTTTTGGTTGATTTCAGTAGTGGAAAATACTACAGCCGAGTTGGCAAATCTTTACGCAACAAGGAGCAATATGCTGTTGTTGGTAGTTTCGCAGAACAGAATACCATCGGGAGCAGGCCACCTGAGATTCTGAGAAATTGA